The following proteins are encoded in a genomic region of Oryctolagus cuniculus chromosome 6, mOryCun1.1, whole genome shotgun sequence:
- the SBSPON gene encoding somatomedin-B and thrombospondin type-1 domain-containing protein — MRTLWMALCALARLWPGALGGCAEAGRCCPGRDPACFVRGWRLDRVFGTCFCDQACRLTGDCCFDYARACPARPCSVGEWSPWSACADQCKPTTRVRTRSVQQEPQNGGAPCPPLEERAGCLEYSTPQGQDCGHAFVPAFITTSAFNKERTRPAASPHWATRTEDAGYCMEFKTESLTPHCALENRPLTRWMQYLREGYTVCVDCQPPAMNSVSLRCSGDGLDSDGNQTLHWQAIGNPRCQGTWKKVRRVDQCSCPAVHSFIFI; from the exons atgaGGACCCTGTGGATGGCGCTGTGCGCGTTGGCGCGTTTgtggcctggggccctgggcggCTGCGCCGAGGCCGGGCGTTGCTGCCCCGGCCGGGACCCTGCCTGCTTCGTCCGTGGCTGGAGGCTGGACAGGGTCTTTGGGACCTGCTTCTGCGACCAAGCCTGCCGCCTCACCGGCGACTGCTGCTTCGACTACGCCAGGGCGTGCCCAG CTCGTCCGTGCTCCGTGGGGGAGTGGAGCCCCTGGAGTGCCTGTGCAGACCAGTGCAAGCCAACGACCCGCGTGCGCACGCGCTCTGTGCAGCAGGAGCCTCAGAACGGCGGTgcgccctgcccacccctggaaGAGAGAGCCGGCTGCCTGGAATACTCCACGCCACAGGGCCAGGACTGCGGGCACGCCTTCG TCCCTGCCTTTATAACTACCTCTGCGTTCAACAAGGAGAGGACAAGACCAGCTGCATCTCCACATTGGGCGACACGCACAGAGGATGCTGG ATACTGCATGGAGTTCAAGACCGAGTCTTTGACGCCTCACTGTGCTCTGGAAAACCGGCCCCTGACTCGATGGATGCAGTATCTCCGTGAAGGATACACAGTGTGTGTGGACTGCCAGCCTCCAGCCATGAACTCCGTGAGCCTGCGTTGTTCTGGGGATGGCCTGGACTCTGATGG AAATCAAACCCTCCACTGGCAAGCAATTGGCAATCCTCGATGTCAAGGAACTTGGAAAAAAGTTCGGCGAGTAGACCAGTGTTCTTGTCCAGCTGtccacagttttatttttatatag